The following is a genomic window from Episyrphus balteatus chromosome 1, idEpiBalt1.1, whole genome shotgun sequence.
TTCTTTCGTGACTCAGCTCAACGAATACATCTCCTCAGAGAAGAAATGCAAGCTCATCTGCCAAAGGAAAAGCAGAATacctatgttaaaaaaaatgtgtgagaCCAGATGGGTGGAAAGGCATGAAgcggttttgacatttttggaCGTTTTGCCATGTCTTCCTGAAGTATTGCAAAAAATGGCTGATCAAGGAAACGGAAGTGCTACACCTCCATTTTCGTTGCTCCAATCTATAATGTCGTCGGAGTTCCTCATAAGCTTGGTAATCCTATCTGATGTTTTGGGAATCACGCTACCCTTATCCCGATCATTACAAGCCATTGAAATCGATATACTTTCCGCAGTTCAGCTTATAAATGCAACCACAGCCAGTCTGCAGAGACAACGTGAAACTAGTACGGACACCTTCAAAAAACTGTTCAACGATGCTGAGGTCATCGCTAATGAAATTGGTGCAGTAATCACGGTCCGCAGAATCACCGGCCGTCAAACAAATCGGGCGAACATACAGACACAGTCAGTTGAAGAATATTACCGACTTTCAATTTATATTCCTTTTCTGGATTATATGTTAAGTGAAATGTCGTCCAGGTTTCCAAGCGCTCCCATGCAAAGAATCGGGAAGTTCCAAAAGTTGCTGTCCCATAGCTTCAGCGACGAAGATATAGGGATGTTTTGCAAGGCGCTGAAGCATACACAGAAGACCTCCCTTGTTTTTTAGCTTTAAAGGGAGAGCTAAAAATTTGGCAACAAATGAGGGAAAACATTCCAGTATCTCCAGCAGATGCCTACAAAAGAGCAACGGTGCTGCCAAATATTCGAACTCTGTTTCAATTGTTGTGCACGTTTCCAGTTACATACTACTAGCACTGCGGAGCGATCTTTTTCTACGTTACGACGATTAAAATCATTTCTTCGTAACAGGATGACAGAAGAGCGTTTAAATGGATTGGCTTTGATGCATATCCATCAAGACCTTGCTGCCGAAATAGACGCTAATGAAGTACTGGACATTTTTAGCAGGAAATTTAAGAGAAAACTGtctttgataaatatttaacttCTTATACatacttaaataataaatatacaaactagggtgggtcaaaaaaatcgaaattctttttttgatttggtactccgaaaaatcgatttctagacacctctagaatatatacaccaaatatgagctcttaatattaatgggaaggtcctccgcttcgcaattttccatttttacaccaagcttctactaaaaaaaaatcattttttataaatcgacttcttagcaaatttctttacatattcttgtaggacaTTAAACGCTCTAAAAAAAAGCCTTGCACATATTTTtagtttatctaaccgtttaatagatatttgaggtccaaaaatagagaaaatctttaaaaattcgttttttgttcttaacaaACGTAACAAAttggaaaattataaaaatcaaacacgcaagacttattcttgtaggaaatagattgttccacaaaaaaggtcttggtaacttttttcattaatctaaagATATTCGTggtcaaacttaaaaaaaattataaaaacattttttacttttcaaaattttctaattcactgaaaattcattattttcaaattagcaagatatattcttgtaggggcttaaacgttctaaaaaaattccgtgaaatcaaattgattgctttaaccgtttaaaagataatcgtatccaaatcgcaatgcatacgagtaataagaaaactactgaattcagtgggcattggtttggatacgaatatcttcttaacggttaaaccaatcaatttgattccacggaatttttttagaacgtttaagcccctacaagaatatatcttgctaatttgaaaataattgattttcagtgaattagaaaattttgaaaagtaaaaaatgtttttataattttttttaagtttgaccacgaatatctttagaatggctagattaatgaaaaaagttaccaagaccttttttgtggattaatatatttcctacaagaatatgtcttgtgcgtttgattattataattttttagtttgttgcaaaattaagaacaaaaaaagaaattttaaagattttctccattttttgacctcaaatatctattaaatggttagataaacgaaaaatgtGTACAAGGCTTTTTTTTAGAGCGTTTAAGGtattacaagaatatgtaaagaaatttgctaaaaagtcgatttaaaaaagcttggtgtaaaaatggaaaattgcgaaacggaggaccttcccattaatattaagagctcatatttggtgtatatattctagaggtgtctagaaatcgatttttcggagtaccaaatcaaaaaaaagaattttgatttttttgacccacccccTAATACACACTTAAATAAACTtgacttcactttatttctaaaaaattttttgcaatccgacccttgtgccccccccccagaaaaaaatcctggatccgccactGAGGATGTTAATACAGCTCAACCTTTACcggaaatataattttagattttataaaaTACTTTACTTAGAGAAACGATCTACATAAGTATATTTCTATCTGTAAAAGTAAGAAAATCAACTTTGcgtacaaaaatattgaaaagctTAATACAATTAGAAATGCTAGTGATTGGTGGAAATTAGCCAACTCGATGAAGAAATTTAGACCAAAACTAAATAGCAATCTTAAAAGCGAAGACTTTATGGTATAGTTCCAGTCTCTTTTTTTACAATCTGAAGTTGGGTTAtacctacggtgaccatatttctaggaaCGAAACCCAGGACAGATACAAAATTCGTTgcatcgttttgaaaatattgactaaaaaaattatattttttaaaatgaattttcataatTATTCCTAATTTTGAGGTCTAGATTTcttaaatggatttaatggaACATtatcgttgaaatcatttaagtcgtttacaaggaagccaaaaatgaaaaaaaaaaaccgttttgtaATAAGTACTGTTGAAAATAACTTATTTATCAAAATCGTGACAGctgatttttaacattttaattttatttaaaacgacTTTGAAGTTGTTTAATCTTTAATTCGACTTTTAACATGCCTTTAAAACTTTTGGAATTTAGCTGGGTTCTTTACTTTTCCATAATTTTGTTCATTaggtattcgaaaaaaaaatttttttctagagTAGCTTTTTAAGCTAATTATTTTATCCccagaaaataagaaaaaccaaTCACTGTTTTCCTTACaatgtaattaaaattttgaattaaaaatcagGGAAattgcaaatacgggacaatcacggggcGAATTTCAAAATACGGGGCACTTATACGTGCCGGGTTTCTgtaataaaaacccgggacaagctttAGAAATACgagacagtcccgggtaaaccgggacggatggtaaCCGTAGTTATACCagaaaaaatagatcattttcTTGATTCTTCTTTTGATATGTGGGAGCTCTTGCATGTGctacaaaaagcaaaaaataaaaaagcaccAGAAGAGGATACAGTCGGctatgaattttataaaaatgctcCAACTGTCGTGCGACGCTGTTGGTGTGGTAaagccttaagaattgatttgtttgattaaaaaatgtcgattctcactttcaaatggatgttttgcttaaaatttcactgccacacagtaaaacggattacctttttactactgtatacattgaagatcaacacctgaacgcacctttaataaatgtgaacctatccTTAATCTCAAATAAATATCTGGACGCATTCACTAAAATTTTCCTCGAAAACTTGGTCAACCTCCACTGGTGAATAggcaaacaaacatttttttccatgctaattacaacaaaaaagctATTTCCAGTACAAAAAACGTTTGTTTACATCTTCACCAGCCCAGAAATGACATTCGCTGGAAGTATCCCATTCGCTGGAAGTAtcccttccggaaatttaaacCTCAGccagcatgaaaaaaaaaatgaagtgtcaatgacaaatttgagtgaagttggtggaggttgaatgatggaatttgaacgaatggaacttgaaacaggttgaattgaatcgcaaaatgcaaggtgcaaacacctttgcattttcttattcgatactttttttatgtagttgagcgtagttaaaacgtagttcaacaatataatcgtttaaaatatatcaaaaagtaggtatattatacaTTCCTGTgtatacaataaaaaataaagaaactattttggtataattgtgttcaaaattgttgcaaataaaaaaaaaataaagaaattggcactcgaatttcgagggctgggtaGGCTAGtttaaattgttgtttaaagtaTAGAGAATTATTGTtaaacgaaaaataattaaaaacgatGTAACtactaattttatatttaatattatttattattatatttacacATTTAGCCAACGGCCAACCTGACAGACAACATTAAATGTTATGTCAATAATactgtaatattaaaattacgtATTAAGATTTTGTAAATCAAATTGTAATATGAGtgtcaacttagcgaaacaacaTTCACCGATCTAAACGGGACTAGGTGCATAATTTGCCGTTATTTAGTCGTTAATTAGTTGTGgcaattttgattttgtcgtTCATTGTTTTCATATATACTTTTgatgtttcgctaacttgatatcaacttagcgaaacaacaACTCTTAATAAAGGTCTTTTTGAACGTTTGAGTATGTCATAATTAGTCGTTAATTAGTTGTGATAATTTAGATTTTGCAGCTCCATAATTTCACAAGGAAATGtgttgtttcgctaacttgatatcaacttagcgaaacaccATCTCTAAAAaaggctttttttgaaaaactgagtaTGAGGGAATTTGCCGCTAATTTGTCGTTAATTAGTTGtgctattttcaattttgtcgctaactgttttcattaaaatttttgacattttccaaatttgacacaaatttatcaattcgtgtcaagttagcggaacaacactcaatttgaatgaaaacagtgagcgacaaaattgaaaatgccacaactaattcgagggtctcgaatggcaaattttggtataagccacgctttgatgcgttaggtttaagccactttttaagcgaaaattggtaaattcttgtcaaatttggaaaatgtcgaaaatttgaaggaaaacagtgagcgacaaaattgaaaatgccacaactaattcgaggatctcgaacggcaaattttggtataagccacgctttgatgcgttaggtttaagccactttttaagcgaaaattggtaaattcttgtcaaatttggaaaatgtcgaaaatttgaaggaaaacagttagcgacaaaattgaaaatggcacaactaattcgagggtcccgaacggcaaattcaggtataagccacgctttgatgcgttaagtcTAAGCCACTTTTTGGAGGGTGCCTCGCTAAGTTAACAcgtcaagttagcgaaacatcacactttttaaagaaaacattgagcgacaaaattgaaattggtacAACTTAATCGAGGGTCCCGATCGGCAAATTCAGGtgtaagccacgctttgatgcgttaagtctaagccactttttaagcgaaacttggtaaattcgtgtcaagttagcggaacaacactcaatttgaatgaaaacagtgagcgacaaaattgaaaatgccacaactaattcgagggtctcgaatggcaaattttggtataagccacgctttgatgcgttaggttttagccactttttaagcgaaaattggtaaattcttgtcaaatttggaaaatgtcgaaaatttgaatgaaaacagtgagcgacaaaattgaaaatgccacaactaattcgagggtctcgAACGGCAAATTTTGGTCTAAACCACGCTTTGGTACGTTTAGTCTAAGTCACTGTTTAAACGAATTGAtaaatttgtatcaaatttggaaaatgtcaaaatttgaatgaaaacagttagcgacaaaattgaaaatagcaCAACTAATTAACGACAAATTAGCGGCAAATTCCCTCAtactcagtttttcaaaaaaaaccttttttagaGATGGTGTTTGGCTAAGTTGatatcaagttagcgaaacaacacatttccttatgaaattatGAATCTGCAAAATCGAAATTATCACAACTAATTAACGACTAATTAATAGCAAATCATGACATACTGAAATGTTCAAAAAGACCCCTATTAAGAGTtgttgtttcgctaagttgatatcaagttagcgaaacatcaaaaatatatatgaaaacaatgaacgacaaaatcaaaattgcCACAACTAATTAACGACTAAATAACGGCAAAATATGCACCTAGTCGCGTTTGGATCGATGAAtgttgtttcgctaagttgacactcataattgtaattaattttgtaattgaatttttttaataaaatctttatCTATCTATCTGACTATCTAATAAAAGTGATAAGGAGAAGTTAATCCAGTCTTCATAAATCAATTCTGTTGATACAATTGCAGTTGAATCAGTATCCTTTTAGGGAGTGGAACCAGCTGGCGTTATCGCATGACCTTTCTCTGTCTGCAACAAAGGCGAACGTTATGGAATGGGAAAATATATTCGCAACAATAATTTCTAAGACCGATGGAGCAATATATGTGGCCATTACTTAACCAGAGCTCCGTCACGTCGCACAGTGGGACAACccatagcaataaataaaaaaatcgaatattatTGCGGTACTTTTGAGTGATTTATATGTCATCCAATATATTTAGgttctaactgcatcaaaattatttgcGTTGTCCAATTAGTGCAAAAGTTATAGAGTGCTAAACATTgtctagtttaatttttttttggtggtgaaAAATCAGGTTGTAATTTGtcttactcccaaaattttttgtgcggtaaaaaattaatttaataatggaTAATAACACTCATCAaggtatataaattaatttttaactataaaaatttttttgttttgttgagttttgtttttattagtgaTTTTCCAAgtattggcaaaaaaaaattttttttttgactttgagtaagattttcttttttacaacTAAAAGGCTCTCTGgggtttttatggttttatacTCAGGAAAGTGTCCTCTAaaggaatcaagaaaaaaatcttgcccCAATTTGCCTAAAGTACTTATAATCGCGTTTTTTAGGTTCGACCCCTTATATCAAAAAtggccaaaaattaaaaacttggcTGGATAGTTCAAAAACAGACGATTTGATGGGTtctgtttgaaaattcaaaaacttcttGGCTTAGAGGAGTCAACAGGAGATGTAGAAGCTCAAATACACGAAGTAACTAAATTTTATTGCCTCTAAGTAAAGTAGAAGATGGAGCAGTCTTCTAGAAGACTCAATCGGTTCATGAGCGCTAACGAATAATGGCTGATTCTAATCTGAATATAACTAAAGCTATACATGATTGCGTAAGTGATAacatcaatttaaaacaaaaaaatgctctttaaaccaatattatttataacattttaccatttcaatcaaaaatgatgggatcaaattctataaaaatgcaaaaattcttagCAGTTGTCAAAAAGTTCACATATATCAAATTATGATCGAGATATATAccaatattcatcaaaaaattatatagatcTAAGTTTTCCCCTAGAATTTAACCAGGACGACTTAAGTTTTACCTCCGAAATCGacaatgaataaaaagttttgtttcttcattttgttattttcttttttgtttgaatattcaaattatagtgttttattatctttactattattagttctattttaaataaattaaaattatttaaaagaaaagaaaaaattataataataaaaagaaaatcctaaaaaaagttcgctgctcaactcttttaattaaataaaaatgaatttcctgGCTAAAACGTTTCCATTTCATGTTTAATTAATAGATTAAGGTGCAAATAGACGTCTTAATGCAACTTTGCGTAGTTTCAGTCACTAAAACACAAGATATTAGAAATGCCGATTTTTCCATACATTCGTCCCACTGTCGTCGCGTCGTCAACATCCAGGTTATTCTACAGGAATCTTAACCATCAAATTCCAAATGAGGATAGCTATTTCAAGGTCAAGTTCTCATCAGATCCGGTAGACGGCAGATTGCCATGTCCGTATTCTTAAGTTTGTTATTGTAACAATTTTGaatcgaaaaaataaagaattaatcTAATCTATCAATTGAGTCGAGATGAAAGGCATCTTAAAAAGCTAATAGATAAGGCAGTTATTATATTTCTGTTTAATTGTACACACTAAAGAAACAACAGTTCCCACATAAATATTTACttggaattaattttaaaataattcaactTAAGAAGTGCTCAAGAATAATTATTCCCCCGAGGTCAAGGTCAAGAAAATTGTATCGTCTTAAAGTTCTTAAGTTGAATGGTTTTTTtggataataaaataatttaataaatcataatcaaaaactaaaacCCAACTTATCTTAAACCATAAATCTAAAAAgcttaataaaagtaaattttgtcAACTTAAGTTTGTACATATGTGACAGTCGTGATCATATGCCATTTATTTAAGTACTATTATGACCACGAATCTTGAATGAACATGAACATCTCATAAATCATAGAGATTAGAAAAGTCAACAACGGCATCGATAAGCGCATATTAGTATCAAGTTTTCTAATATATTTCAATTCAACAgctaaaaacttatttattcaatttcagatttgaCAAGTTTGTGATGAATGCAAAAATAATTATCAtcccaatttttttaattggatcATGTGTGGCTCAGCTTAACGAAGACCTCATAAGAGAGATTTTTGATATGATTGAATATGAAACAGTTATAGAATCGGGTTTTGCAACTACAAAGAATCCTATTCAGCTTATCGAAGACCTCATACAAGATGTTTTTGGCATACATGAAACTGAAACAGTTACAGGATCGGGTTTTGCAACTTCAGAGAATCATGCTCAGATTACCGAAGACcccataaaatatgtttttgacaCACATGAAACTGAAACAGTTACAGAATCGAATTTTACAACTACAATGAATCCTGCTCAGATTGGCGAAGACGTCATAAGATATGTTTTTGGCATAGATGAAACTGAAACAGTTACAAAAACGATTTTTACAACTACAGAGAATCCTGCTACGACAGTTGCACCACAAAAATCCGTAACCGTTGAACAAACTGAGAGCTCATATCAACCATGTGGTACACATCCTGGTATGGCATGTGTTCGTCAGGATCTTTGCAACAATGGATATATAGGTTTTAACCTTCGCTTCAACTTTCCCATACGTGATTCGATTCATTCATGTAATAATCCCTTGGAAACATGCTGTGATTCTAATGATATGGTAAGAAAACTTTGATAAAACTTTAAATCtttcttacagttttttttttatattcaagtcAGATTTGTTAAAATTGAAACCACTCCCATTAAAAGTTAAATGTGGTTATAGATATAAAAATGGAGTTGAATTACAAAACAAAGAACTTGCTGATAATGAAGCTAAATTTGGTGAATTTCCATGGATGgtatcaatttttaataaaattatttttagcgGCAAAGTTTTCAGCATTTCTAAATGTGGAGGTTCTTTGATAGCTCCAAATGTCGTTTTAACTGCAGCTCACTGTGTCAATGTGAAACAAACCAAGAATTATTCGGTTAGAGCTGGTGAATGGGAACCTAATTCAGATTCCGAACCATATCCACATCAGGAAAGACAAGTCGCAGGAATAATTGTgcatgaaaaatataataatcgCAGTTTACAAAACGATATCGCTCTACTTTTCCTCGAGACATCATTCGATGAGGCTCCTCACATCAATACAATTTGTTTGCCACCAGCCTACACAAATTTTGGCATGTCACGTTGTATTGCCTCTGGCTGGGGCAAGACAAATTTCGGAACAAATATTATGAAGAAGATTGATTTGCCAGTAGTTCGAAAAGCTAAATGTCAAAAACACTTAAGAAAAACTCGTTTAGGACAATCCTTTAAATTGCATTCCAGTTTTATGTGTGCTGGTGGAGAAACTGGAAAAGATACTTGCCAAGGAGACAGTGGTTCACCATTGGCTTGTCCAATGGCCAACAATTCCGATCGTTACTACCAAGCTGGAATTGTTTCTTGGGGTATTGGATGTGGTGAAGAAAATGTGCCTGGAGTTTATGCAAGTATTCCAAAACTACGTTCTTGGATTGATAAACAATTGGCttataaaaaaatcgattgaAATTATATTATGGCATAAATGAcacaattaataagaaataaatacagttttattttaaaataaataaataaaaatttattttaattgtattttatcTCTTTACTCttacacttttacactttttaaaatatcagTTTATTAATGTAGGGACTTCAGTAATcagcaaaaataatttcaaatgcaattctctctctttcttgagaaacgtcaaaattCAACCACCTGATATGTCAAATAATGTTCTTGAGCTGGGAAGTTTTCAACTCATTCTATTCAAAACGCTAAGgccaaagtttaatcaaaagtCAAGATTTAACCATAAAATCAAGTGTTCTGCTATTAGGTCGAGCAAATTTTGTAAGGAGATTCAAAGGACTGGCAACTCTAATTTTGTactttatacggttttcggggTGGTTAAACAACGTAAGTTTTCCactatttcaaattataaatataaaagctgatgctctatcattGCACTTTATCTGGACACTTCAACCTTGGCGATGAGGTTagtagaactcaagatataagcatatttaactaaccatatcggggttttcaattcaaataaacaaacaataaattaaacacaaaagtCTGAAACATAATCGCATAAACGTCTTATATCTTGAGTTTAATTGATAGCATCCTAAAGATTGAGAAGTTCAGATGTAGGCACTTCTATGATCTATGCAGAAACTAAAGAATCGAAAAGCTGATCATAGATCA
Proteins encoded in this region:
- the LOC129906727 gene encoding phenoloxidase-activating factor 2-like; translation: MRIAISRFDKFVMNAKIIIIPIFLIGSCVAQLNEDLIREIFDMIEYETVIESGFATTKNPIQLIEDLIQDVFGIHETETVTGSGFATSENHAQITEDPIKYVFDTHETETVTESNFTTTMNPAQIGEDVIRYVFGIDETETVTKTIFTTTENPATTVAPQKSVTVEQTESSYQPCGTHPGMACVRQDLCNNGYIGFNLRFNFPIRDSIHSCNNPLETCCDSNDMSDLLKLKPLPLKVKCGYRYKNGVELQNKELADNEAKFGEFPWMVSIFNKIIFSGKVFSISKCGGSLIAPNVVLTAAHCVNVKQTKNYSVRAGEWEPNSDSEPYPHQERQVAGIIVHEKYNNRSLQNDIALLFLETSFDEAPHINTICLPPAYTNFGMSRCIASGWGKTNFGTNIMKKIDLPVVRKAKCQKHLRKTRLGQSFKLHSSFMCAGGETGKDTCQGDSGSPLACPMANNSDRYYQAGIVSWGIGCGEENVPGVYASIPKLRSWIDKQLAYKKID